cgGAGGATGACGAGGGGACGGCAGCCAGGCTTCGCTGTGTGGTAGCCGGGCTAAACACCCCTTGTTCAGGCTGGGGGCGTGGGGGTCCGGAGGGGGGGTGGTTGGGCACCATGGAGGTGGCGGTGGCAGTACTGGTGAAGTGAGCGGTGAAGGGCTGGTAGGGGACCCCCTCTACTGTCTGCACGCTGTACCGGGGGTAGGGCTGCACAGACGCCCACATGTTGCAGTTCAAAGAGGGGGGAGCCAGGTCCGCGTCAGCACCCCCAGCCCCATGGCTACTGTTCACCTCCACCCCCCCGTACATGCAGGCCTCCCTGGAGCTTATGGCCTCGCCGCAGTAGGGGTGGGACAGAAGTGGAGGCTCGTATGAGGGAGGGGAGCGGAAGTAGTGCTCCTCGGAGACTGCTGGAGGCACTGTGTCCAGGTACGGCCTTTTGCAGCCCAGTTCCAAGTGCCTGGCGTTATCTGTAAGTAAATAAGGGCTGGATGAACATCACTTAACCAAAAATGGCACCCTGCTCTCCTGTGATGCTTCATACTTTTTTGAACAGTGTGCGTTCCAACCATTTTATGTTGTTTACTATTAATCTATAGCACCATCAATATTGTTTTGTGTGATGTCCCAGTAGGTCTGTCGCTGACCCCACCTCTGTGTTTGAAGCAGTGATAGAGCAGGCTGGGCTCTCGGCTGGCAGGGAAGGGGTTGGAGAGATGGTCTTGATGGTCTGAGTTCCCCAGGGGCACCCCATCTTCATACTGGTAGTGGGAAAGTACCTGGGGGTGTCCGGAGAGATGAACCCCAGTTCCCAGGTTTCCCGTCAGGTGACCGTGTGAGGACAGGAGCCTCTGGCGGCCCATAGTCTTAGAAATGACTGGATAGTGTTTTCTATGGACAGAAGGAAAAACACGTTTTTAGGAATCCATTTTCCCCAGTGGATAGATGACAGGAGGATTAGCATGGCAGAGACTGCTTTTCCCAGAGAGTGATGTAACGAAAAGGTTTCTGGGACCAAACCCAGTCAGGGAATACCGCGTTATGTTCAGCCATGCTCACATTCAACCTCACTACATCAAAAGAAATATTAGACTCTTTAACAAAGACATCTACATATATTTCAGTATGTTGTCTTCCCAGGATGTAAGCTAAATtaaactgttttgaaaacataCGTAACTTGTCTGAAAAAATCTTAGCCCAGGTATGAGATTGAGCTGCCTTTATAGGTTCAGGATCTGAAAATACTAAACCTATGAAACTGGTCTGTGAGATTCTTGTTatttttataacaatattttgtcAAGCAttgttatgctttatttgacaggagAGTGAGGAATGATGGAGGTTTTTGCTAAAACAGCAGTGAGCCAGATTCAAACACAGGCAGCAGATGTACATGTGCACCCGAGGCAGTCACTTAACCTCAGATTCTGCTACTTCAGGATTTTTTTGTGTCATTCTATTTTTCCATCCAGTGCTACGGCTTGAACAGAGCTGTCTTCTCTCAGCCTCAAGTTGGACTAGACCCGTTCGTGCTTGTAAACAGGCTAGAATAAGGAAAATGCTTGATTTAATGCGTAGATTTGATCAGTTGTGCATTGTTACCATGGCCTAAATAGTGTCCAGGCTACCAAAATGAACTTATTTTGAATTTACTGGATGTTAGCTTAGAAAAGATATGCAGGTAGAATTTCTGTTTTGTGtattaataaatatcataatttGAAAGGGCATTAAGGGAAGAGTAagtttaatgtatttcttaccCCTTCAATTTTAGATGTTCACATAGCTACACTTAAATAACCTGGTCTCCTTACCACAAAGCTACAATGAAGCACATCCATGCTATGTTTAGGATCTAATATTGTAGTGCACAGAGATCCCAACCGATGTAtgaaacaatacttttttttactttgtttcagATACAAGCTCACCAAACCTACAATATAAAACAAGACTGTTTTTCACTCCGTATTTTTACACCTAAGTTCCTTACTATTTCCATGTGGTTTCCTCCTTCACAGGCTCCATGAAACAATGACCAACTTATAAATATTTGGTcacatgatttattttgtatatggTTCCCTAGAAACAAGTGGTGGTTTAACTTACCCTTTGGCAGGGCCTAACCCACTCTCCCATAATCCATTCAGAAGTGAAGTGAGCATGGCACATATTCAACAACAAGCTAAAGAAAGCCAAACAAAGAGAACTGATTCCATGATCACGTAAGAATTAAAGTCTACCGAGCCTCATGTCTGTAACCATGCTGTACAGTGCATACCCCTGGAGTCTGGAAACACGCAGGTCCCCTTCATCGCTGCCTCTGAAACCCTTAGCAAATGGGTTGTTCTCGATCTTCAGCTGAGTGATCTAGTGAGAAACCAACAAAATGTGTTACTGCACTTGACGAAAACACACTGCTGAAAATGTGCACAAAGCTGTCTTTCTATGATTGTGAATAtcgaaaatgaaatgaaatataaaaaaaagagaggaagacaaaCAATTCTTCTACAGCAGTGTCCCTGGCTGACACAGACATCCTTTACCTTGTGGTTCTGGTAGGAGGTGACGGAGATGAAGGCGGTCTCGTGGAACACGTGAGTGCAGTAGGCTGTGTTCTTGGAGCCAAAGGCGTTGTTCTCGTCAGCCTTGACGATGTGGAGCCGAGGTTGGTACTTGTGCATTGAGTTCAGGATGATCTATCAGTGGGAAAGAAGGAAAGGtaaaaagaaagataaaaaggtcagggtcaaacagactccagctGGGGATTTTGCTTTGTCTCTCTTGTCGCTAGCAGCACACAGTCCTCTTGGCAGCAACAGTGAATGACCGGACTTTGACATGTAGGCTAGATCTCCCGCTTTAAATGAATAGTTGTCCCGGGCCTATACTCTGTGCTAAATGCCAAGTGATGTAATTGTATTGAATAGACTCACAGTGTTAATGGGGTGCTGGATTTGGTCAGGTTTTCCATGGCCAGCCACTTTGCAGATATATGTAAACGTTACAGCATTGCTGCAGTCAGATTTTGTGGGGATAAAAACGCCAAACTGCCCACACAATGTGAAGATCTGGCAAGAGTTCATTGTACTGACGCTGAGAAGCAAATTTACTCTCAGGCCACACCCCCTTGGTCACACCAATATGACCTGTGTAGTGTTTCAATCCGAGCATGTGGAGCTCAGTGTTTGGGTCAGCTGGACAAGGTCCGCATGCCGGCACCAGTGTTCCTCAGAGTAGCCCAGTAGCCTGGCCAGCTTTACACTAGGGCGTGGTTACCTACTGCCCAGCTCTGTCAGGACTGATGAGCACCAAGCTCTCCCCCCACTACCGTCTCCCCTCTAAAACCTTCTAGACTGCCAGTCCGTCAGTACTGGAGCCTGTCTCACGTTCAGGGGCTGGGGTCATAGATGAATACGGAACATCTTTAAGCCCACATGCTGAGGCAGGGCATGGACAGAGATAAGCGAGTGGTTCATTGGCTAGTTGGAACCCCGTGGTGTGAGCTGAGCCAGAGCATGGATAGAGATCAGCCACTGTCTGCTTGACTGGAGGCTCCAGTGATGACCTTTGTCTAGTCTGCTGGTCTGGCCCATGTCTGTCAGGAGGCAGTGAAGGGTATCTCTGCGGTCTGGTTGCATTGATCAGAAAAGCCTTCCTTGAGAAATTCAGAACCCAAGCATGCATTCTCTTTCATCTGTAGGTCAATCGTCTATGGGAGCCCTAGACAGTCAGTTAGGTGTTGTATTAACCAAGGCCTCACTCATTGACAGCTGGGAAGTGAAACCATTCTAACTTGGACCATCTTTTCGCCAACAGAAGCAAAGGAAAGGCTCTCAGATCAGTGTCAGTGCTTTTATGGCAGACGCTGGCCATGTCGACAGCTGATGGGTTGTTAACGGGAGATGGTCAGACGCGGAGGGGCTGTCATAAATTGGAACATCTGCGTTACCCCCGAGGTTAAAGCGGACAGCCATCTTGCTGTCACTTGCTTTCTTGTGACActattatttttaaactattttagaattaaaacttttatcagCAGAATATTTTTGGGACAGTAGTGtcaacaatttttattttaatgggtGAAATGCACTAGGAAATGTATAAATTACATATACATTTgttgtttgtaataaaaaaattagaaaaaaataaaaagcacagTCCTTAGTTTGTAATCTAGCTAATGACTAGCCCAATATACAGATGGGAAACTACTGTATGCTTGAGTCTTTTTGCCACTATTCTGCATGGGTTAGGCTAAAGGTGATAACGTTTATTGTTTAATAACACACCTGCCTGATATTATTAACCAATATCTTCAGTCTGGGGGAATAAGTAATATTTTAGAGGTcaacatttaattttcattcatttcGTAGTGGCCACccacgtacagacacacacatagtcgtGCTGCAACGttcacataaacaaacacacttgaAAAGACACTCTCAAAGACTCAAGAGTCTGTCATTGACTGTCATTAGCTCACTTCACAGGCCATTTGATTTAGACTGTGGGTCAGTTTAGTGGGTCAGCTGGGTGGAGGGTGGATCCATTGCTATAGAGACCAGGGGAAACGGCCCTCTGGCTCTGCTGCTGACGTGGGCTGTTCTGTGGCCATCAGCAGAGCTTAGTAAGACCAAGCCCCCAccgccaccccacccccccgctcGTTCTTTCagtcgctgtctctctctctgtcctcattaCTCACCCTTATCACTGGCAAGGCAGTGGACTCAACCTGACAGCGGGCCCCGCCGTTGATCCCAGAGGTTATGAACCTAATGAGTGCTCCTTCTGATGGGATGGCTTTGGACAAGTCTTCCCAGAGTTCCTCTGGTCAGGGCTGTCACTGCGCGGTCACACCTCACCTCCCTTTGTGGCAAGAGGATGGAAAtgtctctcttgttctctctgtaattctctcactctttttgCCGCGCCTTTCCTTGTCCTCTCTGGCCTGGTACCTGCTATAGTCTTGTTATAGTTTTGATTTGACCTACATTTGACCTAAACTGTAACAACTGAAACGCATTAGTTATTTGGTCAGCTCCGGGGATGAACTTTCTTGGTTTTGAACATTGGAAAAAGGAAATTCTGAACCAAAGCCCAACCCTTTTCCGATATAGCCCATTTGTTTGTGTTCCGTTGTGGAAACAGTGTTCACAACACACAAAGCTATTTGCAGTCATAGCAGTGCCCATTTCATACCTTCATTTAAGTTCGTTCAACAGCTAtgcttaaaatgttgttttgtaaaagagACTTTTTAGCATGCCTGCCGACTGGCTTTAGGAAAAGTACAATTTATCAAGTGTGGCTAGGTTTGTGTGGCACACAGTCTGAGGCATGACTGGATGCCTCGATCAGCAGTGGGAGGAGGCTGTAGTGTTGCTCGTATATTCAATACTGTTAATAATAGACCAGGTAAAAACACTGTCCTCAGTTTAAGCACTGCCTTCACTCAATAGCGATTTGACCAAATAATTGATGATTACAAGAAAAACCGGATTATGTTTTTCCTTATCTGGCGTGTCTCATATTTTCCTAGCACAGTCTGTATTATATAGACTCTCCCCACAGAAGAATGACTACACAGCAGTATACTACAAACCTGTTTACAAAAAAGtggggacgctgcgtaaaatgtaaataagaacagaatgcaatgatgtgcaaatcatttaatccttATATTGaatagacaatagtacaaagaatagtacaaatgttgaaactaagaaatgttattgcttttggaaaaaatgattgcccattttgaatttgatggcagcaacacgtttcaaaaaacattgggacaggggcatgtttaccactgtgttacatcacctgttcttttaacaatactgtaagtttttgggaactgagcagaccaattgctgtagttttgaaggtgaaatgttttcccattcttttcttgatacaggatttaagctgctcaacagtttggggtctcctttgtcctatttttcattttataatgagacaaatgttttcaatgggtgacacatctggactgcaggcaggccagtttagcacctggactcttatACTaaagagccatgctgttgtaatacgtgcaggaTGTGGTTTGTCAtcgtcttgctgaaataagcaaggtcttcctTGGAAAAGATATCagctggatggcagcatatgttgctccaaaacctgtatatattgttcagcatttatgatGCCTTCACTGCAagacacccatgccatgtgcactaatgcacccccatacatcatggatgctggcttttgaactgtgcgctgacaACAATTCAGAAGGGtcttctcctctttagcccagaggacacggagtccatgattccccaaaagaATCTCACACTTTGTTTCGTCAGACTACAGGACGTTTTTTCACTTcctctcagtccatcttaaatgaattCGGGTCCAGAGAACGTGGCAGaacatggtttcttctttgcatggtagtttTCACTTGTGAACTGTGTTCAGACAATGGTTTTGGGAAGCATTTTCACTACAGTCCGTTGTTAATGCAGCgcacctgagggcctgaagataaCGGCCATCCAAGATTGGTTTTCacgccttgtcccttgcatacagagatttctccggagtgatcccctccccatctttacttctaaaAGACTCATTctttctgggatgctctttttgtacccagtcatgttactgacctggtgccaattaaccaaattagttgtgagatgttgcaccaggttattttttgtattacacaacctttccagtcttttggtgcccatgtcccagctttttttaaatgtgtttctggcatcaaacgggcatatatttttcaaggaacaataaaaatcTTCaggttcaacattttatttattgtctttgtactattttctattaaatacagggtttaaatgatttgcacaactTTGCATTCAGTTCTTATTTTGGAGACAGGGTTGTATATTCTACTGTATCCATTGATGGTGTATATTCCTTACAGAAGGATGTACCCCACTCCTTACAGAAGGATGTACCCCACACTGTATCCTCCTGCCTCATAGTGTTTGATATAGAATTTTATAtcataatataaatattattttatatattacataaatatattgtaatattacaTACTATAGTATTAACCCCCAAAAAATACACTGTTGTTAATACTATATCTTGAGGCGCAAACAGGCCCAGCCTGCTTCATCAGCTTCATACCAACCGGCCAGCGAGAGAAGGAGGCCCTGAGctcacacccccacaccaccaGGAGGGAGTAGGATAGTATGGGGAAGAAGACGCCAGCGAGAGAAGGAGGCCCTGAGctcacacccccacaccaccaGGAGGGAGTAGGATAGTATGGGGAAGAAGACGCCAGCGAGAGAAGGAGGCCCTGAGctcacacccccacaccaccaGGAGGGAGTAGGATAGTATGGGGAATAAGAGGCCAGCGAGAGAAGGAGGCCCTGAGctcacacccccacaccaccaGGAGGGAGTAGGATAGTATGGGGAAGAAGACGCCAGCGAGAGAAGGAGGCCCTGAGctcacacccccacaccaccaGGAGGGAGTAGGATAGTATGGGGAAGAAGACGCCAGCGAGAGAAGGAGGCCCTGAGctcacacccccacaccaccaGGAGGGAGTAGGATAGTATGGGGAAGAAGAGGCCAGGAAGAGAAGGAGTCCCTGAGctcacacccccacaccaccaGGAGGCCGCTCCAGAGACAAGGTTGCCTTCCGATCACAGTGGTTGGTTTTCTGTTTATGATTGCTCCCACAACTCCTCCACTAGCActtctttttgttttactaaAACAGTCACTCTGGCCCTAAACACAtgctctgtgtctgttccctgtgtccaATACAATCTAAAATAATACCACATTCACTTTTTTAACCGCTGTCAAACCACAGAGTTTTAAACAGTAGGCACCAAGTCTCACAACATCCAGGAACGCTcgaaaaactgaaaaaacagACCAGGCTTGTGGTTCAATGGTAGAACTAACAGGTGAGTCTCTAATTGttcaaatataaatgcaaaCCTAGATTTTGCAATGTCTTAATGCTGTAAGCTGAAACAGAATTTACTAACACAACATATATTCCTGAACACAGCAGTGCTAGCAAACATTATCATGAAATTGCTTTCAAGTCTGATCACAGGTTACTATTAGAGAAGCAGTGTGCCATATTATGCCATATTATTTTTGGTAatactaaattatttaaatagcaTATGTTCCACCCATTCTAGACGTTGTTAATATTATAGACATTGTTGACATTATAGAGATTGTGTACATTAGCTAgagcataaaaatataattaaaaagtaATATAACCACTGTCTTTGGACGGTTAATTATCAGAAAGTTAAGATTGTATAAAGAGTGGAAGTAATGATGGTCTCTGAAGGGAACCAATCAGTCAGCATCTGAGAGACATTTAGATCTGCAGCCTCAGTAAAGCACCTCCCTGTTCAGTCACTTCTCTATCCCCTGATTGGTTCGCTAGATCGTCACTTTTCTCCACTAACCCTATATTTCAACTACATGGGTA
The sequence above is a segment of the Esox lucius isolate fEsoLuc1 chromosome 1, fEsoLuc1.pri, whole genome shotgun sequence genome. Coding sequences within it:
- the tbx4 gene encoding T-box transcription factor TBX4 isoform X1, coding for MLQEKASAVTDDIVTGVQPIGTPDVSPDPPHLGMPTTASIPHDNEPDQNIENIKVVLHERELWKKFHEAGTEMIITKAGRRMFPSYKVKVTGMNPKTKYILLTDIVPADDHRYKFCENKWMVAGKAEPAMPGRLYVHPDSPATGAHWMRQLVSFQKLKLTNNHLDPFGHIILNSMHKYQPRLHIVKADENNAFGSKNTAYCTHVFHETAFISVTSYQNHKITQLKIENNPFAKGFRGSDEGDLRVSRLQGKHYPVISKTMGRQRLLSSHGHLTGNLGTGVHLSGHPQVLSHYQYEDGVPLGNSDHQDHLSNPFPASREPSLLYHCFKHRDNARHLELGCKRPYLDTVPPAVSEEHYFRSPPSYEPPLLSHPYCGEAISSREACMYGGVEVNSSHGAGGADADLAPPSLNCNMWASVQPYPRYSVQTVEGVPYQPFTAHFTSTATATSMVPNHPPSGPPRPQPEQGVFSPATTQRSLAAVPSSSSASSSSPPVPGSRESRPVVHPPLYQRKPVPGSPLRLHREFSAFPAQSGPSSIQDSSYQYPMGSVGAHWTDSSG
- the tbx4 gene encoding T-box transcription factor TBX4 isoform X2 → MFPSYKVKVTGMNPKTKYILLTDIVPADDHRYKFCENKWMVAGKAEPAMPGRLYVHPDSPATGAHWMRQLVSFQKLKLTNNHLDPFGHIILNSMHKYQPRLHIVKADENNAFGSKNTAYCTHVFHETAFISVTSYQNHKITQLKIENNPFAKGFRGSDEGDLRVSRLQGKHYPVISKTMGRQRLLSSHGHLTGNLGTGVHLSGHPQVLSHYQYEDGVPLGNSDHQDHLSNPFPASREPSLLYHCFKHRDNARHLELGCKRPYLDTVPPAVSEEHYFRSPPSYEPPLLSHPYCGEAISSREACMYGGVEVNSSHGAGGADADLAPPSLNCNMWASVQPYPRYSVQTVEGVPYQPFTAHFTSTATATSMVPNHPPSGPPRPQPEQGVFSPATTQRSLAAVPSSSSASSSSPPVPGSRESRPVVHPPLYQRKPVPGSPLRLHREFSAFPAQSGPSSIQDSSYQYPMGSVGAHWTDSSG